In the genome of Methylophaga nitratireducenticrescens, one region contains:
- a CDS encoding PstS family phosphate ABC transporter substrate-binding protein, producing MFKKNFAIYGAALAMTFSSATFADVDPNLSVYEKTSGVSGSLSSVGSDTLANLMTLWAEEFKREYPNVSIQIQAAGSSTAPPALTEGTSNVGPMSREMKDSEIKEFENKYGYKPTAIPVAIDALAVYVHKDNPIKGMTIPQVDAAFSATRKCGYSEDITDWSQLGVEGLGSIQLYGRNSVSGTYGYFKDNALCKGDYKNSVNEQPGSASVVQGVTKSTNGLGYSGIGYKTSGVKLVPLAKEAGQPFIEANGENAADGSYPMSRFLWVYVNKAPNKPMSPIDREFMKMILSKVGQEVVVKDGYVPLPAKTAAKYMEMLK from the coding sequence ATGTTCAAGAAAAATTTTGCTATATATGGTGCCGCTTTGGCAATGACCTTTTCCTCTGCCACGTTTGCAGACGTTGATCCAAACCTGTCAGTTTATGAAAAAACCAGCGGTGTATCAGGCAGCTTATCTAGCGTCGGTTCAGACACTCTGGCGAACTTGATGACCTTGTGGGCTGAAGAGTTCAAACGCGAATATCCTAATGTCAGCATCCAGATTCAAGCAGCGGGTTCTTCAACTGCGCCGCCTGCATTAACTGAAGGTACATCGAATGTTGGTCCGATGAGCCGTGAAATGAAAGACAGCGAAATCAAAGAATTTGAAAACAAATACGGTTACAAACCAACCGCTATTCCAGTTGCAATTGATGCTCTGGCGGTTTATGTCCACAAAGATAACCCAATCAAAGGTATGACCATTCCTCAAGTAGATGCTGCTTTCTCTGCAACTCGTAAGTGTGGCTATTCAGAAGATATCACTGACTGGTCACAATTAGGTGTTGAAGGTCTGGGGTCAATCCAGTTATACGGTCGTAACTCAGTATCGGGTACTTATGGTTACTTTAAAGATAATGCTTTGTGTAAAGGTGACTATAAAAACAGTGTAAATGAGCAACCAGGTTCAGCTTCAGTTGTTCAGGGTGTGACTAAATCAACCAACGGTCTGGGTTATTCTGGTATCGGTTACAAAACATCTGGCGTTAAACTGGTTCCTTTAGCGAAAGAAGCCGGTCAACCATTTATTGAAGCCAATGGTGAAAATGCTGCTGATGGTTCATATCCAATGTCACGCTTTTTGTGGGTTTATGTGAACAAAGCACCTAATAAACCAATGTCTCCAATTGACCGTGAATTCATGAAAATGATTCTGTCTAAAGTGGGTCAGGAAGTTGTTGTTAAAGATGGTTATGTACCACTGCCAGCTAAAACTGCAGCAAAATATATGGAAATGCTGAAGTAA
- the phoU gene encoding phosphate signaling complex protein PhoU, whose product MATNQSQHISQQFEKELQDIRSRVLAMGGVVEKQVSGAMEALVTGDADLARQVISGDEDVNKLDVSIDEECIQILALRQPTASDLRLVTGILKTITDLERIGDEAVRIARMALNLAEKDRPKKNYRELHALGQHVSGMLHNTLDAFARFDVDAALQVAHEDRQVDAEYESIMRQLMTYMMEDPRTISRVIDMMWSARSLERIGDHSRNVSEHIIYLVEGKDVRHLTVEKMEKVVKGGE is encoded by the coding sequence ATGGCTACAAATCAATCACAACATATTTCGCAACAGTTCGAGAAAGAGCTTCAAGATATCCGCAGCCGTGTTCTAGCCATGGGTGGAGTGGTCGAAAAACAGGTTTCGGGCGCGATGGAAGCTTTGGTTACCGGGGACGCTGACTTGGCTCGTCAGGTCATCAGTGGTGATGAAGACGTTAATAAACTGGATGTCAGCATTGATGAAGAATGTATTCAGATCCTTGCACTGCGACAACCCACGGCCAGTGACTTACGTCTGGTGACCGGTATTCTGAAAACCATCACCGATCTGGAACGAATTGGCGACGAAGCCGTCCGTATTGCGCGAATGGCACTGAATCTTGCCGAAAAGGATCGGCCGAAAAAGAATTATCGTGAACTGCATGCTTTAGGCCAGCATGTGTCAGGTATGTTGCATAACACTCTGGATGCCTTTGCTCGTTTTGATGTTGATGCTGCCTTGCAGGTGGCGCATGAAGATCGGCAGGTCGATGCCGAATATGAAAGCATTATGCGTCAATTAATGACTTATATGATGGAAGATCCTCGTACTATCAGCCGAGTAATCGACATGATGTGGTCTGCTCGTTCTCTGGAACGGATTGGTGATCATTCACGTAATGTTTCTGAACATATTATCTATCTGGTAGAAGGCAAGGATGTCAGACATTTAACCGTGGAAAAAATGGAAAAAGTAGTCAAAGGCGGCGAA
- the phoB gene encoding phosphate regulon transcriptional regulator PhoB, which translates to MSISVLLVEDDAAIRDMINFSLRQAGFTCEAVKDGETGLDWLKNQQPDMILLDWMLPGIDGIEFIRRLRANEFLASIPVIMLTAKGESEDMVKGLSVGADDYINKPFSPPELIARIKAVLRRCRPMEDDDAQKLQMGELVMDTKSHRVSVNGERIELGPTEFRLLHFFMKNPERAYNRSQLLDFVWGDTVYIEERTVDVHIRRLRKALEHSGHDNLVQTVRGVGYRFSAE; encoded by the coding sequence ATGAGCATATCGGTATTACTGGTTGAAGATGACGCCGCCATTCGTGACATGATTAATTTCAGTCTGCGTCAGGCAGGATTTACCTGCGAAGCGGTCAAGGATGGCGAAACCGGTCTGGATTGGTTGAAAAATCAACAACCAGACATGATTTTGCTGGACTGGATGTTACCCGGAATTGATGGCATCGAGTTTATCCGCCGTCTGCGTGCCAATGAGTTTTTAGCCTCCATTCCCGTAATCATGCTCACCGCCAAAGGCGAAAGTGAAGATATGGTTAAAGGGCTGAGTGTCGGCGCTGATGACTATATTAATAAACCGTTTTCCCCACCTGAATTAATAGCGCGAATTAAAGCGGTTTTACGTCGTTGTCGTCCGATGGAAGATGATGATGCCCAGAAACTGCAGATGGGTGAATTGGTCATGGACACCAAAAGCCACCGGGTCTCGGTGAATGGTGAACGCATTGAATTGGGACCGACCGAATTCCGCTTACTACACTTCTTTATGAAAAACCCCGAACGTGCCTATAACCGTTCCCAGCTGCTGGATTTTGTCTGGGGTGACACTGTCTATATAGAGGAGCGCACAGTGGATGTGCATATTCGTCGTCTGCGTAAGGCGCTGGAACACAGCGGTCATGACAACCTGGTACAAACCGTTCGCGGTGTCGGCTACCGCTTTTCTGCTGAATAG
- the phoR gene encoding phosphate regulon sensor histidine kinase PhoR — MQWDYWRLLTVLSLAGFVGLVVGHMMAFLFVAALIYIFWMQSKWNQLQAWLDKPKKNSSPQAEGVIDDVCRQIEQMRAQNSSRKKKLTGYLKRFQSATAALPDAVVVMGEFGQVSWANTSAMTLLGINWPHDNGVRVNNLVRDPAFQKLLELENNAEDVIIAASPMNDRIQLEFKVVRYASKDRLLIARDITQTQKLQRMRRDFVANVSHELRTPLTVLRGYLETLTTESDQELWQQALPIMQQQSQRMHLMIKDLLALSQLETGEKPLQHRPTDICKLLHSVVEDAKRLEHFHQHQISLHCLSEKWLMADADELRSAISNLVFNAVKYTPAETLIDVRWHIEGIFAVIEVKDTGEGIAQHHLDRLTERFYRVDSGRARETGGTGLGLAIVKHVLQRHKAELVIQSAIGEGSSFKCCFPVKSVMDKIDI; from the coding sequence ATGCAATGGGATTATTGGCGTTTACTGACGGTACTCAGTCTGGCCGGTTTTGTTGGATTGGTTGTCGGCCATATGATGGCTTTCCTGTTTGTCGCTGCGCTTATTTACATTTTTTGGATGCAGAGCAAATGGAACCAGTTGCAAGCCTGGCTGGATAAGCCGAAGAAAAATAGCTCTCCGCAAGCCGAGGGGGTTATTGATGATGTGTGCCGGCAGATCGAACAGATGCGCGCACAAAACAGCAGCCGTAAAAAAAAGCTCACCGGTTATTTAAAACGTTTCCAATCGGCAACGGCTGCTTTGCCCGATGCGGTGGTCGTCATGGGCGAATTTGGGCAGGTCAGCTGGGCCAATACCTCAGCTATGACCTTGTTAGGAATCAATTGGCCTCATGACAACGGCGTCAGGGTCAACAATCTGGTTCGTGACCCGGCATTCCAGAAACTTCTTGAGCTGGAGAATAATGCCGAGGATGTCATCATCGCCGCTTCACCGATGAATGATCGTATCCAGCTTGAATTCAAAGTGGTGCGGTACGCCAGTAAAGATCGGTTATTGATCGCCAGAGATATTACCCAGACCCAGAAGTTGCAGCGTATGCGGCGGGATTTCGTAGCCAATGTGTCGCATGAATTGCGTACACCGTTGACGGTTTTGCGGGGGTATCTGGAAACCTTGACCACGGAAAGTGATCAGGAACTCTGGCAACAGGCTTTACCGATCATGCAGCAACAAAGCCAGCGAATGCATCTGATGATCAAGGATCTGCTGGCATTATCCCAACTTGAAACCGGTGAAAAGCCGTTGCAACACCGTCCAACGGATATCTGTAAATTGCTGCATAGTGTGGTGGAAGATGCCAAACGACTGGAACATTTTCATCAACATCAGATCAGCCTGCACTGCCTGAGCGAAAAATGGCTGATGGCAGATGCTGATGAACTACGCAGTGCAATCTCCAACCTGGTCTTTAATGCCGTCAAATATACTCCGGCAGAAACCTTGATCGATGTCAGATGGCATATTGAGGGCATTTTTGCCGTCATTGAGGTGAAAGATACCGGTGAAGGTATCGCCCAACATCATCTGGATCGCCTGACAGAACGTTTTTATCGTGTTGATAGTGGTCGTGCCAGGGAAACCGGTGGAACAGGACTGGGGCTGGCTATTGTCAAGCATGTGTTGCAACGACACAAAGCAGAATTGGTGATTCAAAGTGCTATCGGTGAAGGATCAAGTTTTAAATGCTGTTTTCCCGTCAAAAGCGTGATGGATAAAATCGACATTTAG
- the pstA gene encoding phosphate ABC transporter permease PstA has protein sequence MSNSTFKSWYQSGSPWVWLNAGAVSISLIAVIGLVLLIAVRGLSHFWPADIMSVEYNEPGLEPTVLIGERVDHEIVPAERVPSDYQLKEGQISVERYLLKIGNRDQFGLDFRWVNKDWMGEVSYPEDILAIERREWGHFYGYLLSVQQQGETVADGDQAWPEFQQRLERSNNLVAEIKYIEKIEIGKINQALESLRLDERRLELDNVPQDNAAYAEIEAAKAVQNEKYGELQTRLNDLNQALVRDQVVMQMSNGDEVIIPMSKIVDVVKPNDMNRFEKLQHYFHEVWKFVSGEPREANTEGGIFPAIFGTVMMVLIMSVIVTPFGVIAAIYLKEYAKQGFITRTIRIAVNNLAGVPSIVYGVFGLGFFVYFLGGNIDEIFFQAKLPSPTFGQPGLMWASLTLAILTVPVVIVATEEGLSRIPRAMREGSLALGATKAETLWRTVIPMAAPAMMTGLILAVARAAGEVAPLMMVGVVKLAPALAVDSVAPYLHLDRQFMHLGFHIYDVGFQSPNVEAARPLVYATAFLLLLIIVVLNLTAISIRNRLRENFKASDN, from the coding sequence ATGTCTAATTCAACATTTAAATCCTGGTATCAAAGTGGCAGTCCGTGGGTCTGGCTTAATGCCGGTGCAGTTTCCATCAGTCTGATTGCGGTTATTGGTCTGGTTTTATTGATTGCGGTTCGTGGCCTCAGCCATTTCTGGCCAGCAGACATTATGTCAGTGGAATACAACGAGCCTGGTTTGGAGCCGACAGTTCTAATTGGTGAAAGAGTTGATCATGAGATTGTTCCTGCGGAAAGAGTGCCTTCTGATTACCAGCTAAAAGAAGGTCAGATAAGTGTTGAGCGTTACCTGCTAAAAATCGGTAATCGCGATCAATTCGGTCTGGATTTTCGCTGGGTAAACAAAGACTGGATGGGTGAGGTCAGCTATCCGGAAGATATTCTGGCTATTGAACGTCGTGAATGGGGTCATTTCTATGGTTATCTGCTATCCGTGCAGCAACAGGGCGAAACAGTAGCCGATGGTGACCAGGCCTGGCCAGAGTTTCAGCAACGGCTCGAACGTAGCAATAATCTGGTTGCTGAAATCAAATATATTGAAAAGATCGAAATTGGCAAAATAAATCAGGCACTTGAATCTCTGCGTCTGGATGAGAGACGTTTGGAGTTGGATAATGTTCCTCAAGATAATGCTGCCTATGCCGAGATTGAAGCTGCAAAAGCGGTACAAAATGAAAAATATGGCGAATTACAAACTCGACTTAACGATTTAAATCAGGCTTTGGTGCGTGATCAGGTGGTCATGCAAATGTCCAATGGCGATGAAGTGATCATTCCGATGTCGAAAATTGTTGATGTCGTGAAACCGAACGATATGAATCGTTTCGAAAAATTGCAGCACTATTTTCATGAAGTGTGGAAATTTGTTTCCGGCGAGCCTCGCGAAGCCAATACGGAAGGTGGGATTTTCCCGGCCATATTCGGCACCGTGATGATGGTGCTGATTATGTCAGTGATCGTCACGCCTTTTGGTGTCATTGCTGCAATTTATCTGAAAGAATATGCAAAACAGGGTTTTATCACCCGAACAATTCGTATCGCGGTCAATAATCTGGCCGGTGTTCCGTCAATCGTCTACGGCGTATTCGGTCTGGGGTTCTTTGTCTATTTCCTCGGTGGCAATATTGATGAAATATTCTTCCAGGCAAAACTACCTTCACCAACTTTTGGTCAACCCGGCTTGATGTGGGCGTCGTTAACGCTAGCTATTCTGACCGTGCCGGTGGTTATCGTGGCAACCGAAGAGGGGTTGTCACGTATTCCACGGGCGATGCGTGAAGGCAGTCTTGCTTTGGGCGCTACTAAAGCGGAAACCTTATGGCGCACGGTTATTCCAATGGCGGCTCCTGCAATGATGACCGGGTTGATTCTGGCGGTCGCCCGAGCAGCGGGTGAGGTTGCTCCGTTGATGATGGTGGGTGTAGTAAAACTGGCGCCAGCGTTAGCAGTTGATTCTGTTGCACCGTATTTGCATCTGGACCGCCAGTTTATGCATTTGGGTTTCCATATTTATGACGTGGGTTTCCAGAGTCCGAATGTTGAAGCAGCACGTCCGCTGGTTTATGCCACTGCATTTCTGCTGTTGCTGATAATAGTAGTGTTGAATTTAACGGCGATTAGTATCCGTAATCGTCTGCGTGAAAACTTTAAAGCGAGTGATAACTAA
- a CDS encoding ABC transporter permease subunit: protein MAEQTIENSVIAAANSKTARRRRNWREFKDKLARVVVTGGGIMVIVAIVLIFFYLLYVVIPLFNSADLRTEQQFEQVPTNNVHLTLDEYNEVALSLDEKANLRFFNAHNGNEISAVDLPIPAESSVSSFSAGSASTGVFAYGLDNGQAIVFQENYKISYPQGTQRLITPEIQYPIGEELVEIDPQGQPLQMLTVQSYDDLTTLVALTADNRLVMSRITKDVNFLDETDFTLDNENREIPLDSNAPVSKIRLDIDQRELYVIHNDGDIAYYDVQNIDDVRMLQRISAVPEDVEITAAEFLTGGISILIGRSDGQIDQWFPVRDADNNYTIERVRSFSEQTAPIRSILAEQARKGFVALDDTGDIGIYHTTAERNLLVENILADANAKMALSPRANGLITVAMNGDTQFHEIENEHPEVSWHSLWEKVWYESRSEPEYLWQSSSSSNDFEPKLSLTPLTFGTIKAAFYAMMVAVPLAIMGAIFTAYFMSPRMRNLVKPTIEIMEALPTVILGFLAGLWLAPLVENNLPGVFSILILTPIMVLLTAWLWTKLPKSLRQRIPDGWEAAILIPIVILVGIISMKLSLPLENLLFGGDMPGWLESTGIGYDQRNSLVVGMVMGFAVIPTIFSITEDAIFSVPKQLTIGSLALGATPWQTLTKVVLLTASPAIFSAVMIGLGRAVGETMIVLMATGNTPIMDFNIFEGFRALSANIAVEMPEAAVNSTHYRVLFLAALVLFSATFVFNTLAELVRQRLRKKYSSL from the coding sequence ATGGCTGAGCAAACTATTGAAAATAGCGTTATAGCTGCTGCTAATTCAAAAACGGCCCGTCGTCGGCGAAATTGGCGCGAGTTTAAAGATAAATTAGCCCGGGTTGTTGTAACTGGTGGTGGCATCATGGTGATTGTCGCCATCGTGCTGATCTTCTTTTATCTGCTATATGTGGTAATTCCACTGTTCAATAGTGCTGACCTGCGTACTGAACAACAATTCGAACAAGTGCCAACCAATAATGTTCATCTGACCCTGGATGAATATAATGAAGTGGCATTATCGCTGGATGAAAAGGCGAATTTACGTTTTTTTAATGCACATAATGGCAATGAAATATCCGCTGTTGATCTACCCATCCCAGCCGAAAGTTCTGTCAGCAGTTTCTCAGCAGGTAGTGCCTCAACCGGTGTGTTTGCTTATGGTCTGGACAATGGTCAGGCGATAGTCTTCCAGGAAAACTACAAAATCAGTTATCCGCAGGGAACACAACGACTGATTACGCCAGAAATCCAGTATCCCATTGGTGAAGAACTGGTCGAAATCGATCCACAGGGACAGCCGTTGCAGATGCTGACGGTTCAAAGTTATGACGACCTCACCACCTTAGTGGCGCTCACTGCTGATAATCGACTGGTTATGTCGCGTATTACCAAGGATGTGAACTTTCTTGATGAAACCGACTTTACACTGGACAACGAAAACCGCGAAATCCCATTGGATAGTAATGCACCGGTGTCAAAGATTCGGTTAGATATCGATCAGCGCGAGTTATATGTCATTCACAATGATGGTGATATTGCCTATTACGACGTACAAAACATAGACGATGTCAGAATGCTGCAGCGGATCAGCGCAGTACCTGAGGATGTTGAAATTACGGCAGCAGAATTTCTGACTGGCGGTATTTCAATATTAATAGGACGCAGTGACGGCCAGATTGACCAGTGGTTTCCAGTACGTGACGCTGACAATAATTACACCATTGAGCGGGTCAGAAGCTTCTCCGAACAGACTGCGCCCATTCGCAGTATTCTGGCTGAACAAGCTCGTAAAGGCTTTGTTGCGTTGGATGATACCGGTGATATCGGTATTTATCACACCACTGCAGAGAGAAACCTGTTGGTGGAGAATATTCTGGCCGACGCCAATGCCAAAATGGCCTTGTCACCTCGGGCAAATGGTCTGATAACGGTTGCAATGAATGGTGATACTCAGTTTCATGAAATTGAAAATGAACACCCCGAAGTTTCCTGGCATTCCTTATGGGAAAAAGTCTGGTATGAAAGTCGCAGCGAACCTGAGTATCTATGGCAGTCTTCTTCTTCCAGCAATGACTTTGAACCGAAACTCAGTCTTACTCCATTAACATTCGGCACCATTAAAGCGGCATTTTACGCCATGATGGTCGCCGTGCCGCTGGCGATTATGGGGGCGATTTTTACCGCCTACTTCATGTCACCGCGAATGCGTAATCTGGTGAAACCGACCATTGAAATCATGGAAGCCTTACCAACGGTTATTCTGGGGTTTCTGGCCGGTTTATGGTTGGCCCCGCTGGTGGAAAACAACCTGCCCGGTGTTTTCAGTATTCTGATCCTCACCCCCATTATGGTGTTGCTCACCGCCTGGCTATGGACCAAATTACCTAAATCATTGCGTCAGCGAATTCCTGATGGTTGGGAAGCGGCGATCTTGATTCCTATCGTTATTCTGGTCGGTATTATTTCGATGAAATTAAGTCTGCCATTGGAGAATCTGTTATTTGGTGGCGATATGCCGGGTTGGCTGGAATCAACCGGTATCGGCTATGATCAGCGTAACTCGTTAGTCGTCGGTATGGTGATGGGCTTTGCCGTTATCCCGACCATTTTCTCGATTACCGAAGATGCCATTTTCAGTGTGCCAAAACAATTGACCATTGGTTCTTTGGCACTGGGTGCAACACCTTGGCAAACCTTAACAAAAGTGGTGTTACTTACCGCCAGTCCGGCAATTTTCTCGGCCGTCATGATCGGTCTGGGGCGTGCGGTAGGTGAAACGATGATTGTATTGATGGCGACCGGAAATACGCCCATTATGGATTTCAATATTTTTGAGGGATTCAGAGCCTTATCAGCCAATATCGCGGTAGAAATGCCTGAAGCGGCGGTGAACAGTACCCATTATCGTGTGCTGTTCCTTGCAGCGTTGGTGCTGTTCTCAGCGACTTTTGTGTTTAACACCCTTGCAGAGCTGGTTCGCCAGCGTCTGCGTAAGAAATATAGCAGCCTTTAA
- the pstB gene encoding phosphate ABC transporter ATP-binding protein PstB, giving the protein MEAVNQQKNAARGIDIESMNRGPKLNMADEKTCIEIKNFNLFYGDAQALKDINLTIPRHRVTAFIGPSGCGKSTFLRCFNRMNDLIDNVNIQGQLLLDGEELNSPAVNVSDLRRKVGMVFQKPNPFPKTIYENVAYGLRLQGVNDRQTLDKVVEKSLKGAALWDEVKDRLQSSAMGLSGGQQQRLVIARAIAIEPEVLLLDEPASALDPLSTLKIEELIYELKEKYTIVIVTHNMQQAARVSDYTAFMYMGELIEFGATDELFTNPGKKQTEDYITGRYG; this is encoded by the coding sequence ATGGAAGCAGTCAATCAACAAAAAAACGCGGCGCGTGGCATTGATATCGAATCAATGAATCGTGGCCCGAAACTGAATATGGCTGATGAAAAGACCTGTATTGAAATTAAAAATTTCAATTTGTTTTATGGCGACGCTCAGGCATTAAAAGATATCAACCTGACCATTCCACGTCATAGAGTAACGGCTTTTATCGGTCCAAGCGGGTGCGGTAAATCAACTTTCCTAAGATGTTTCAATCGAATGAATGACTTGATTGATAACGTCAATATTCAGGGGCAGTTACTGCTGGATGGTGAAGAACTGAACTCGCCGGCAGTCAACGTATCTGATTTGCGTCGTAAAGTTGGCATGGTGTTTCAGAAGCCGAATCCATTTCCAAAAACAATTTATGAAAATGTCGCCTACGGCCTGCGTTTGCAAGGTGTAAATGATCGCCAGACGCTGGATAAAGTCGTGGAAAAATCGCTGAAAGGCGCTGCATTGTGGGATGAAGTAAAGGATCGATTGCAATCCTCAGCAATGGGTCTGTCAGGCGGTCAACAGCAAAGACTGGTGATTGCCCGTGCCATTGCTATCGAACCGGAAGTATTATTGCTTGATGAACCGGCCTCTGCTCTGGATCCTTTATCTACGCTTAAGATCGAAGAACTGATTTACGAACTGAAAGAAAAATACACCATCGTTATCGTCACACACAATATGCAACAGGCGGCCAGGGTCTCGGACTACACAGCGTTCATGTATATGGGGGAGTTAATCGAATTTGGTGCCACGGATGAGTTATTTACCAATCCGGGCAAAAAGCAAACGGAAGACTATATTACCGGCCGTTACGGCTAG